Proteins co-encoded in one Papaver somniferum cultivar HN1 chromosome 5, ASM357369v1, whole genome shotgun sequence genomic window:
- the LOC113282162 gene encoding guanine nucleotide-binding protein subunit beta-like protein — translation MADNLFLRGTMKGHDDMVTAIACPIDNSDMIVSSSRDKSILVWTLTKQGENYGVPKRRLTGHGHFVQDVVLSSDGQFALSGSWDGELRLWDLNTGVTTRRFVGHTKDVLSVAFSIDNRQIVSASRDRSIKLWNTLGECKYTIQDGDSHSNWVSCVRFSPNTFQPTIVSASWDKTVKVWNLSNCKLRNTLAGHGGYVNTVAVSPDGSLCASGGKDGVTLLWDLAEGKKLYSLDAGGIIHALCFSPNRYWLCAATEEGVKIWDLESKSVVQELRVEPDAGKNKTFYCSSLNWSSDGSTLFTGYTDGGIRVWGVGRF, via the exons ATGGCAGACAATCTATTCCTTCGCGGAACAATGAAAGGTCACGATGACATGGTTACAGCCATCGCTTGTCCAATCGATAACTCAGACATGATTGTTTCATCTTCTCGTGACAAATCCATTCTGGTTTGGACTCTTACCAAACAAGGAGAAAACTATGGAGTTCCTAAACGTCGTCTCACTGGTCATGGTCATTTTGTTCAAGATGTTGTATTATCATCTGATGGTCAGTTTGCATTATCGGGTTCATGGGATGGTGAGCTTCGTTTATGGGATCTTAACACTGGTGTAACTACAAGAAGATTTGTTGGTCATACTAAAGATGTTTTGTCTGTTGCTTTCTCGATTGATAATCGTCAGATTGTATCTGCTTCAAGGGATAGATCTATTAAGCTTTGGAATACTTTGGGTGAATGCAAGTATACGATTCAAGATGGTGATTCACATTCTAACTGGGTGAGTTGTGTTAGGTTCAGTCCTAATACTTTTCAACCAACTATTGTATCTGCTTCATGGGATAAGACTGTTAAGGTTTGGAATCTGAGTAATTGTAAGTTGAGGAATACTTTGGCTGGACATGGTGGGTATGTTAACACTGTTGCTGTTTCACCTGATGGTTCATTGTGTGCAAGTGGTGGTAAAGATGGTGTTACATTGTTGTGGGATTTGGCTGAGGGTAAGAAGTTGTATTCACTTGATGCTGGTGGTATTATTCATGCTTTGTGCTTCAGCCCAAATAGGTATTGGCTTTGTGCTGCTACTGAGGAAGGTGTCAAGATTTGGGATCTTGAGAGTAAGAGTGTCGTTCAGGAATTGAGGGTTGAACCTGATGCAGGAAAGAATAAG ACATTTTACTGCTCAAGCTTGAACTGGAGTTCCGATGGAAGTACCCTTTTCACTGGCTACACAGATGGTGGCATTAGAGTTTGGGGAGTTGGCCGCTTTTAA
- the LOC113282159 gene encoding uncharacterized protein LOC113282159 isoform X1: MLKSPLPESNCEDTEEEIASGEEMQNYGGKRLKRTKCHSLPGKFLKLNEGISVCKRAYESLAVANAVELLKLVFLSISTAPEVPTLLAETLRRYSEHDLFAAFNYLRQKKFMVGGNGSQPFVLSQQFMQSVISSPFPDNTGKRASKFASWLCERENSLMEEEIHLNADLQCGDIFHLLALVSSGELSISPCLAEKGIGDVEEKRNSKRKTYEDEICNSDHVKGECCDRREKGFPGINVSLIRAIIPRIDCGEVSYNGNICTRASRVHENEQSICTAMGVGGDGSFVSAKLNSRNDVGSCAASSVTVNESPWKAVANYAEYLVSNLSDKDRMGPLYPEIFQNLHSDILKSGDQGLTMLEISKVAAIRGEKMAELVVDVLQAFGLAMRVNGYDDVHVVDTLFRSKYFLSSADGRYPNIKSSPHRKHPRISNDNYLTTSQECWQKDVTNMESEDVHKVTMLNLPEEVSQLSAEHQSHEVNVTFQATAQVEAVSSEGQRENFTCTMTMSDSHSFRPILPWINGDGTTNHIVYKGLTRRVLGMVMQNPGILENDLIQQMNTLNPQNCRKLLELMVLDNHLIVKKMYQTTSAGPPGTLLSLFCKNLKKSESICREHFFPNPMSTSFL; the protein is encoded by the exons ATGTTAAAAAGCCCCTTACCTGAAAGTAATTGCGAGGATACGGAAGAAGAAATTGCTAGTGGTGAGGAAATGCAGAATTATGGTGGAAAACGACTAAAGAGAACCAAGTGCCATAGCCTGCCTGGAAAGTTCCTCAAGCTTAATGAAGGAATCAGTGTTTGCAAAAGGGCATATGAATCCCTAGCAGTTGCCAATGCTGTAGAACTCCTAAAGCTTGTGTTTTTGAGCATATCAACTGCACCTGAGGTGCCGACTTTGCTGGCAGAGACTCTGCGGCGTTATTCTGAGCATGACCTATTTGCAGCTTTTAATTACCTCAGACAAAAGAAATTCATG GTGGGTGGAAATGGCAGTCAGCCCTTTGTACTATCTCAACAATTTATGCAGAGTGTTATATCTTCTCCTTTTCCAGATAACACTGGAAAGAGGGCTTCTAAGTTTGCCAGTTGGCTGTGTGAAAGAGAAAATAGTCTAATGGAAGAGGAGATTCATCTTAATGCTGATTTACAGTGTGGTGACATTTTCCATTTGTTAGCTTTAGTTTCTTCAGGAGAGCTGAGCATTTCACCATGCTTGGCGGAGAAAGGCATTGGAGATGTTGAGGAGAAGAGAAACTCTAAAAGAAAAACTTATGAGGATGAAATATGTAACAGTGATCACGTTAAGGGGGAATGTTGCGATCGCCGTGAGAAAGGTTTTCCTGGTATAAATGTATCCTTAATCCGTGCAATAATTCCGAGAATTGACTGTGGGGAAGTTTCGTACAATGGAAATATTTGCACACGTGCATCCCGGGTCCATGAAAATGAGCAGTCCATCTGTACGGCAATGGGTGTTGGTGGCGATGGCTCTTTTGTTTCTGCGAAGCTAAATTCACGAAATGATGTTGGCAGTTGTGCTGCATCATCAGTGACTGTCAATGAATCCCCATGGAAAGCTGTAGCTAACTATGCTGAATATTTGGTGTCTAATCTATCTGATAAAGATCGAATGGGCCCTTTGTATCCTGAAATCTTCCAGAATCTTCATTCAGATATTCTTAAATCTGGTGACCAGGGGTTGACGATGCTGGAAATTTCCAAGGTTGCAGCTATTAGGG GGGAAAAGATGGCTGAGCTTGTTGTAGATGTGCTTCAAGCATTTGGATTAGCTATGAGG GTCAATGGATACGATGATGTTCATGTTGTTGATACTTTGTTCCGTTCGAAGTACTTTTTATCCTCTGCTGATGGTCGTTATCCAAACATAAAGTCTTCCCCACACAGGAAGCATCCAAGGATAAGTAATGACAATTATTTGACAACCTCACAAGAGTGTTGGCAAAAGGATGTTACTAACATGGAGTCTGAGGATGTGCATAAAGTAACTATGCTGAATCTACCGGAAGAGGTTTCTCAACTCTCAGCTGAGCATCAATCTCATGAAGTTAATGTTACATTTCAAGCAACTGCGCAGGTCGAAGCTGTTTCTTCAGAAGGGCAGAGAGAAAATTTCACATGCACAATGACTATGAGTGATTCGCATTCATTTAGACCCATATTGCCGTGGATAAATGGTGATGGAACAACTAACCATATTGTCTACAAAGGACTTACACGGCGTGTCCTTGGAATGGTGATGCAAAATCCTGGTATACTAGAG AATGACCTTATCCAGCAGATGAACACATTGAATCCTCAG AACTGTAGAAAGCTGTTGGAGTTGATGGTTCTTGATAATCACCTCATTGTGAAGAAAATGTACCAAACTACTTCGGCTGGGCCTCCTGGTACATTATTGAGCCTATTCTGTAAGAATCTCAAGAAATCGGAGTCGATATGTAGAGAGCATTTCTTTCCAAACCCCATGAGTACCTCATTCTTATAG
- the LOC113282159 gene encoding uncharacterized protein LOC113282159 isoform X3, protein MYTIYDHIHLANVGGNGSQPFVLSQQFMQSVISSPFPDNTGKRASKFASWLCERENSLMEEEIHLNADLQCGDIFHLLALVSSGELSISPCLAEKGIGDVEEKRNSKRKTYEDEICNSDHVKGECCDRREKGFPGINVSLIRAIIPRIDCGEVSYNGNICTRASRVHENEQSICTAMGVGGDGSFVSAKLNSRNDVGSCAASSVTVNESPWKAVANYAEYLVSNLSDKDRMGPLYPEIFQNLHSDILKSGDQGLTMLEISKVAAIRGEKMAELVVDVLQAFGLAMRVNGYDDVHVVDTLFRSKYFLSSADGRYPNIKSSPHRKHPRISNDNYLTTSQECWQKDVTNMESEDVHKVTMLNLPEEVSQLSAEHQSHEVNVTFQATAQVEAVSSEGQRENFTCTMTMSDSHSFRPILPWINGDGTTNHIVYKGLTRRVLGMVMQNPGILENDLIQQMNTLNPQNCRKLLELMVLDNHLIVKKMYQTTSAGPPGTLLSLFCKNLKKSESICREHFFPNPMSTSFL, encoded by the exons ATGTACACCATATATGACCATATCCATCTAGCGAAT GTGGGTGGAAATGGCAGTCAGCCCTTTGTACTATCTCAACAATTTATGCAGAGTGTTATATCTTCTCCTTTTCCAGATAACACTGGAAAGAGGGCTTCTAAGTTTGCCAGTTGGCTGTGTGAAAGAGAAAATAGTCTAATGGAAGAGGAGATTCATCTTAATGCTGATTTACAGTGTGGTGACATTTTCCATTTGTTAGCTTTAGTTTCTTCAGGAGAGCTGAGCATTTCACCATGCTTGGCGGAGAAAGGCATTGGAGATGTTGAGGAGAAGAGAAACTCTAAAAGAAAAACTTATGAGGATGAAATATGTAACAGTGATCACGTTAAGGGGGAATGTTGCGATCGCCGTGAGAAAGGTTTTCCTGGTATAAATGTATCCTTAATCCGTGCAATAATTCCGAGAATTGACTGTGGGGAAGTTTCGTACAATGGAAATATTTGCACACGTGCATCCCGGGTCCATGAAAATGAGCAGTCCATCTGTACGGCAATGGGTGTTGGTGGCGATGGCTCTTTTGTTTCTGCGAAGCTAAATTCACGAAATGATGTTGGCAGTTGTGCTGCATCATCAGTGACTGTCAATGAATCCCCATGGAAAGCTGTAGCTAACTATGCTGAATATTTGGTGTCTAATCTATCTGATAAAGATCGAATGGGCCCTTTGTATCCTGAAATCTTCCAGAATCTTCATTCAGATATTCTTAAATCTGGTGACCAGGGGTTGACGATGCTGGAAATTTCCAAGGTTGCAGCTATTAGGG GGGAAAAGATGGCTGAGCTTGTTGTAGATGTGCTTCAAGCATTTGGATTAGCTATGAGG GTCAATGGATACGATGATGTTCATGTTGTTGATACTTTGTTCCGTTCGAAGTACTTTTTATCCTCTGCTGATGGTCGTTATCCAAACATAAAGTCTTCCCCACACAGGAAGCATCCAAGGATAAGTAATGACAATTATTTGACAACCTCACAAGAGTGTTGGCAAAAGGATGTTACTAACATGGAGTCTGAGGATGTGCATAAAGTAACTATGCTGAATCTACCGGAAGAGGTTTCTCAACTCTCAGCTGAGCATCAATCTCATGAAGTTAATGTTACATTTCAAGCAACTGCGCAGGTCGAAGCTGTTTCTTCAGAAGGGCAGAGAGAAAATTTCACATGCACAATGACTATGAGTGATTCGCATTCATTTAGACCCATATTGCCGTGGATAAATGGTGATGGAACAACTAACCATATTGTCTACAAAGGACTTACACGGCGTGTCCTTGGAATGGTGATGCAAAATCCTGGTATACTAGAG AATGACCTTATCCAGCAGATGAACACATTGAATCCTCAG AACTGTAGAAAGCTGTTGGAGTTGATGGTTCTTGATAATCACCTCATTGTGAAGAAAATGTACCAAACTACTTCGGCTGGGCCTCCTGGTACATTATTGAGCCTATTCTGTAAGAATCTCAAGAAATCGGAGTCGATATGTAGAGAGCATTTCTTTCCAAACCCCATGAGTACCTCATTCTTATAG
- the LOC113277624 gene encoding uncharacterized protein LOC113277624, with protein MESKVLSSSLLLLPELRSQKLLLPARKMKMSNKRKSISKISAMGGDSSQDNRYYYGGRLVDENMIVLRKRIHETKMIERNYEPPSDWMDWEKKYYTSYDANICSVVGVLQDKLMNMRPSVALGTIAIVTLSVPVSTAMIGFHLFQIVHTVLSAGVH; from the coding sequence ATGGAATCGaaagttctttcttcttcattactGTTACTACCGGAATTACGTAGCCAAAAACTGTTACTACCAGCTCGGAAAATGAAGATGAGCAACAAGAGGAAATCGATTTCGAAGATAAGTGCAATGGGGGGAGATTCTTCTCAAGAtaataggtactattatggtgGAAGATTAGTTGATGAGAATATGATTGTATTAAGAAAACGCAtacatgaaacaaaaatgatagaAAGAAATTACGAACCACCTTCGGATTGGATGGACTGGGAGAAGAAGTATTATACTAGTTATGATGCGAATATCTGTAGTGTTGTTGGAGTTTTACAAGATAAGTTGATGAATATGAGGCCTAGTGTTGCTCTCGGTACTATTGCTATTGTCACGTTAAGTGTTCCGGTTTCGACTGCCATGATCGGATTTCATTTGTTCCAGATTGTTCATACTGTCTTATCTGCTGGTGTTCATTAA
- the LOC113282159 gene encoding uncharacterized protein LOC113282159 isoform X2: MLKSPLPESNCEDTEEEIASGEEMQNYGGKRLKRTKCHSLPGKFLKLNEGISVCKRAYESLAVANAVELLKLVFLSISTAPEVPTLLAETLRRYSEHDLFAAFNYLRQKKFMVGGNGSQPFVLSQQFMQSVISSPFPDNTGKRASKFASWLCERENSLMEEEIHLNADLQCGDIFHLLALVSSGELSISPCLAEKGIGDVEEKRNSKRKTYEDEICNSDHVKGECCDRREKGFPGINVSLIRAIIPRIDCGEVSYNGNICTRASRVHENEQSICTAMGVGGDGSFVSAKLNSRNDVGSCAASSVTVNESPWKAVANYAEYLVSNLSDKDRMGPLYPEIFQNLHSDILKSGDQGLTMLEISKVAAIRGEKMAELVVDVLQAFGLAMRVNGYDDVHVVDTLFRSKYFLSSADGRYPNIKSSPHRKHPRISNDNYLTTSQECWQKDVTNMESEDVHKVTMLNLPEEVSQLSAEHQSHEVNVTFQATAQVEAVSSEGQRENFTCTMTMSDSHSFRPILPWINGDGTTNHIVYKGLTRRVLGMVMQNPGILENDLIQQMNTLNPQKAVGVDGS; the protein is encoded by the exons ATGTTAAAAAGCCCCTTACCTGAAAGTAATTGCGAGGATACGGAAGAAGAAATTGCTAGTGGTGAGGAAATGCAGAATTATGGTGGAAAACGACTAAAGAGAACCAAGTGCCATAGCCTGCCTGGAAAGTTCCTCAAGCTTAATGAAGGAATCAGTGTTTGCAAAAGGGCATATGAATCCCTAGCAGTTGCCAATGCTGTAGAACTCCTAAAGCTTGTGTTTTTGAGCATATCAACTGCACCTGAGGTGCCGACTTTGCTGGCAGAGACTCTGCGGCGTTATTCTGAGCATGACCTATTTGCAGCTTTTAATTACCTCAGACAAAAGAAATTCATG GTGGGTGGAAATGGCAGTCAGCCCTTTGTACTATCTCAACAATTTATGCAGAGTGTTATATCTTCTCCTTTTCCAGATAACACTGGAAAGAGGGCTTCTAAGTTTGCCAGTTGGCTGTGTGAAAGAGAAAATAGTCTAATGGAAGAGGAGATTCATCTTAATGCTGATTTACAGTGTGGTGACATTTTCCATTTGTTAGCTTTAGTTTCTTCAGGAGAGCTGAGCATTTCACCATGCTTGGCGGAGAAAGGCATTGGAGATGTTGAGGAGAAGAGAAACTCTAAAAGAAAAACTTATGAGGATGAAATATGTAACAGTGATCACGTTAAGGGGGAATGTTGCGATCGCCGTGAGAAAGGTTTTCCTGGTATAAATGTATCCTTAATCCGTGCAATAATTCCGAGAATTGACTGTGGGGAAGTTTCGTACAATGGAAATATTTGCACACGTGCATCCCGGGTCCATGAAAATGAGCAGTCCATCTGTACGGCAATGGGTGTTGGTGGCGATGGCTCTTTTGTTTCTGCGAAGCTAAATTCACGAAATGATGTTGGCAGTTGTGCTGCATCATCAGTGACTGTCAATGAATCCCCATGGAAAGCTGTAGCTAACTATGCTGAATATTTGGTGTCTAATCTATCTGATAAAGATCGAATGGGCCCTTTGTATCCTGAAATCTTCCAGAATCTTCATTCAGATATTCTTAAATCTGGTGACCAGGGGTTGACGATGCTGGAAATTTCCAAGGTTGCAGCTATTAGGG GGGAAAAGATGGCTGAGCTTGTTGTAGATGTGCTTCAAGCATTTGGATTAGCTATGAGG GTCAATGGATACGATGATGTTCATGTTGTTGATACTTTGTTCCGTTCGAAGTACTTTTTATCCTCTGCTGATGGTCGTTATCCAAACATAAAGTCTTCCCCACACAGGAAGCATCCAAGGATAAGTAATGACAATTATTTGACAACCTCACAAGAGTGTTGGCAAAAGGATGTTACTAACATGGAGTCTGAGGATGTGCATAAAGTAACTATGCTGAATCTACCGGAAGAGGTTTCTCAACTCTCAGCTGAGCATCAATCTCATGAAGTTAATGTTACATTTCAAGCAACTGCGCAGGTCGAAGCTGTTTCTTCAGAAGGGCAGAGAGAAAATTTCACATGCACAATGACTATGAGTGATTCGCATTCATTTAGACCCATATTGCCGTGGATAAATGGTGATGGAACAACTAACCATATTGTCTACAAAGGACTTACACGGCGTGTCCTTGGAATGGTGATGCAAAATCCTGGTATACTAGAG AATGACCTTATCCAGCAGATGAACACATTGAATCCTCAG AAAGCTGTTGGAGTTGATGGTTCTTGA